In a single window of the Heliangelus exortis chromosome 1, bHelExo1.hap1, whole genome shotgun sequence genome:
- the LOC139791747 gene encoding LOW QUALITY PROTEIN: kinesin-like protein KIFC1 (The sequence of the model RefSeq protein was modified relative to this genomic sequence to represent the inferred CDS: inserted 1 base in 1 codon; substituted 1 base at 1 genomic stop codon), producing the protein MAAAPGAAPLSRDGAIAPGGSSATPNPSKPPLSQIPARGARLKRPAAGQEAAVPTQKRSRLGPAASATSRAPGGARAPLKALSVAAATRPGPPRKAATTASTPRPGAPPPFPPPSPAPNVAPWDLKGQIQELSGVLGGVRDRNRILEGEDQDLRERLQSLEKELQEREEQLRGVSQQLLGCQEELGHWKAEVEALRELKLRLQEEGERREEREGAGGEAAXDGGGTGGAQRELRQQGQSLELQGLRIHHLEMERRNLHNALMEFKGNIRVFCRVRPVLPEEGGAQRPLGHLHFPPXDPKTLVLCRSEDSHMGRERRGDVRYDFSFDRVFPPGASQKEIFQEVSLLVQSALDGYHICIFAYGQTGSGKTFTMERPPEPRDPKTHGLIPRAVGQLFQEAQDRI; encoded by the exons ATGGCGGCGGCGCCGGGCGCGGCTCCGCTGTCCCGGGACGGAGCGATCGCTCCCGGCGGTTCCTCCGCTACTCCCAACCCTTCCAAACCTCCGCTTTCCCAGATCCCGGCCCGCGGGGCCCGGCTTAAGCGCCCTGCGGCGGGGCAGGAGGCGGCGGTGCCGACGCAGAAACGCTCCCGGCTCGGCCCCGCGGCCTCCGCCACTTCCCGGGCTCCCGGAGGGGCTCGGGCACCGCTGAAAGCTCTCAGTGTAGCGGCGGCAACGAGGCCCGGACCCCCCCGAAAAGCAGCCACCACAGCATCTACCCCACGGCCGGGTGCCCCCCCCCCGTTTCCTCCACCCTCCCCCGCTCCAAATGTCGCCCCTTGGGACCTCAAGGGACAAATCCAGGAGCTGAGCGGGGTCCTGGGGGGTGTCCGGGACCGGAATCGGATCCTGGAGGGGGAGGACCAGGACCTCCgtgagaggctgcagagcctggagaaggagctgcaggagagggaggagcAGCTACGGGGGGTGTCCCAGCAACTTCTGGGGTGCCAGGAGGAGTTGGGGCACTGGAAGGCGGAGGTGGAGGCGCTGAGGGAGCTGAAGCTGCGGCTgcaagaggagggagagaggagagaggagagagagggagctggaggagaggctgCGTGAGACGGAGGCGGCACTGGGGGAGCTCAGAGGGAGCTGAGGCAGCAGGGGCagagcctggagctgcaggggctgaggatCCATCAcctggagatggagaggaggaacCTCCACAACGCCCTGATGGAGTTCAAGGGCAACATTCGGGTTTTCTGCAGGGTCCGCCCCGTGCTGCCTGAGgaggggggggctcagaggcCCCTGGGTCACCTCCACTtccccc aggaccccaaaACCCTCGTGCTCTGCAGGAgtgaaga ctcccacATGGGGCGGGAACGCCGCGGAGACGTCCGCTACGACTTCAGTTTCGACCGCGTCTTTCCCCCAGGAGCTTCCCAGAAGGAAATTTTCCAGGAAGTTTCCCTCCTGGTCCAGTCTGCCCTGGATGGGTACCACATCTGCATCTTTGCCTATGGACAAACTGGGAGTGGGAAAACTTTCACCATGGAGAGACCCCCAGAAcccagggaccccaaaacccaTGGCCTCATCCCCAGAgctgtggggcagctcttcCAGGAGGCTCAGGACCGTATATGA
- the MTRF1 gene encoding peptide chain release factor 1, mitochondrial isoform X6 — MLCRKLFQLLVPKEKYDGNNVILEVTAGRTTGGDICQQFTQEMFEMYQNYAEYKRWTFDIVNYTPAEIGGLHHASAHISGDDVYRHLKYEGGTHRVQRIPETGLSSRMQRIHTGTMSVIVLPQPEEVDIKVDPKDLRIDTFRAKGAGGQHVNKTDSAVRIVHLPTGLAVECQQERSQQLNKEMALRTLRAKLYQQIMEKQLSQEQSARKLQLGSRAQSERIRTYNFTQDRVTDHRISYDARNIKEILSGKEALDKLINRLLEFAEIEAVTEYLENLQALERGGC, encoded by the exons ATGTTGTGCAGAAAG cttttccagcttctagtgccaaaggaaaaatatgatgGAAATAATGTCATATTGGAAGTGACAGCTGGCAGAACAACTGGAG GAGACATCTGCCAACAGTTCACTCAAGAAATGTTTGAGATGTACCAGAACTATGCAGAGTACAAACGTTGGACCTTCGATATTGTCAATTACACTCCTGCTGAGATAG GTGGGCTGCATCATGCCTCTGCTCATATTTCGGGAGATGATGTCTACAGGCATCTGAAATACGAAGGAGGGACCCACCGAGTCCAGAGGATCCCTGAGACTGGGCTCTCATCAAGAATGCAGCGTATTCACACTGGGACAATGTCAGTTATTGTCCTCCCTCAGCCAGAGGAG GTTGATATTAAAGTGGATCCCAAAGATTTGCGTATAGACACATTCAGGGCCAAAGGAGCAGGAGGGCAACATGTTAACAAAACTGATAGTGCTGTGAGAATTGTACATCTCCCCACAG GCCTCGCAGTTGAGTGCCAGCAGGAGCGATCACAGCAGCTGAACAAGGAGATGGCCCTGAGGACACTGAGAGCAAAGCTGTACCAGCAGATCATGGAAAAACAACTGAGTCAAGAGCAGAGTGCCAGGAAACTGCAG TTGGGATCAAGAGCCCAGTCAGAGAGAATTCGTACTTACAACTTCACTCAGGACAGAGTCACTGACCACAGGATCTCATATGATGCACGCAACATCAAG gaaattCTAAGTGGGAAAGAAGCGCTGGATAAGTTAATCAACAGACTACTGGAGTTTGCAGAGATAGAGGCTGTCACTGAATATCTAGAAAATTTGCAGGCTTTGGAAAGAGGAGGCTGCTGA
- the MTRF1 gene encoding peptide chain release factor 1, mitochondrial isoform X5 yields MKPFQSICLFKSLLANCCHSQLHSHLLTPVAKKMGYVVGLPSCGFWRPKSLLDTARFTLSFTSQHRKKHQDSRALWKHEPVQKYLETLSKEYQQVSHLLNADSINDFEQRTLKRRCADLAPIAAAFQEIKEAEREVEEIEAMCRELDSRDEKQLLELALEEKETLDIKINMLCRKLFQLLVPKEKYDGNNVILEVTAGRTTGGDICQQFTQEMFEMYQNYAEYKRWTFDIVNYTPAEIGGLHHASAHISGDDVYRHLKYEGGTHRVQRIPETGLSSRMQRIHTGTMSVIVLPQPEEVDIKVDPKDLRIDTFRAKGAGGQHVNKTDSAVRIVHLPTGLAVECQQERSQQLNKEMALRTLRAKLYQQIMEKQLSQEQSARKLQLGSRAQSERIRTYNFTQDRVTDHRISYDARNIKEILSGKEALDKLINRLLEFAEIEAVTEYLENLQALERGGC; encoded by the exons atgaaacctTTCCAAAGCATCTGTCTGTTTAAGAGCCTGCTTGCTAATTGCTGTCACAGTCAACTTCACAGCCATCTTCTCACTCCTGTTGCAAAGAAGATGGGTTATGTGGTGGGCCTGCCCAGCTGTGGATTTTGGAGGCCAAAATCTTTACTGGACACAGCAAGATTCACTCTTTCTTTTACCAGTCAGcatagaaaaaaacatcaggaTTCTCGAGCATTGTGGAAACACGAGCCTGTGCAGAAGTATCTGGAGACTCTAAGCAAGGAATACCAGCAGGTCAGTCATCTGTTAAATGCTGACTCAATAAATGACTTTGAGCAAAGAACCCTGAAGAGAAGATGTGCTGATCTGGCCCCCATTGCAGCTGCATTTCAAGAAATCAAAGAGGCTGAAAGGGAAGTTGAGGAGATAGAAGCTATGTGTAGAG AGCTAGACAGCAGAGATGAGAAACAGCTTCTAGAGCTTGCCTTAGAAGAGAAGGAAACCCTGGATATAAAAATCAATATGTTGTGCAGAAAG cttttccagcttctagtgccaaaggaaaaatatgatgGAAATAATGTCATATTGGAAGTGACAGCTGGCAGAACAACTGGAG GAGACATCTGCCAACAGTTCACTCAAGAAATGTTTGAGATGTACCAGAACTATGCAGAGTACAAACGTTGGACCTTCGATATTGTCAATTACACTCCTGCTGAGATAG GTGGGCTGCATCATGCCTCTGCTCATATTTCGGGAGATGATGTCTACAGGCATCTGAAATACGAAGGAGGGACCCACCGAGTCCAGAGGATCCCTGAGACTGGGCTCTCATCAAGAATGCAGCGTATTCACACTGGGACAATGTCAGTTATTGTCCTCCCTCAGCCAGAGGAG GTTGATATTAAAGTGGATCCCAAAGATTTGCGTATAGACACATTCAGGGCCAAAGGAGCAGGAGGGCAACATGTTAACAAAACTGATAGTGCTGTGAGAATTGTACATCTCCCCACAG GCCTCGCAGTTGAGTGCCAGCAGGAGCGATCACAGCAGCTGAACAAGGAGATGGCCCTGAGGACACTGAGAGCAAAGCTGTACCAGCAGATCATGGAAAAACAACTGAGTCAAGAGCAGAGTGCCAGGAAACTGCAG TTGGGATCAAGAGCCCAGTCAGAGAGAATTCGTACTTACAACTTCACTCAGGACAGAGTCACTGACCACAGGATCTCATATGATGCACGCAACATCAAG gaaattCTAAGTGGGAAAGAAGCGCTGGATAAGTTAATCAACAGACTACTGGAGTTTGCAGAGATAGAGGCTGTCACTGAATATCTAGAAAATTTGCAGGCTTTGGAAAGAGGAGGCTGCTGA
- the MTRF1 gene encoding peptide chain release factor 1, mitochondrial isoform X4 — protein MYCLHLISGGGKIRNKMKPFQSICLFKSLLANCCHSQLHSHLLTPVAKKMGYVVGLPSCGFWRPKSLLDTARFTLSFTSQHRKKHQDSRALWKHEPVQKYLETLSKEYQQVSHLLNADSINDFEQRTLKRRCADLAPIAAAFQEIKEAEREVEEIEAMCRELDSRDEKQLLELALEEKETLDIKINMLCRKLFQLLVPKEKYDGNNVILEVTAGRTTGGDICQQFTQEMFEMYQNYAEYKRWTFDIVNYTPAEIGGLHHASAHISGDDVYRHLKYEGGTHRVQRIPETGLSSRMQRIHTGTMSVIVLPQPEEVDIKVDPKDLRIDTFRAKGAGGQHVNKTDSAVRIVHLPTGLAVECQQERSQQLNKEMALRTLRAKLYQQIMEKQLSQEQSARKLQLGSRAQSERIRTYNFTQDRVTDHRISYDARNIKEILSGKEALDKLINRLLEFAEIEAVTEYLENLQALERGGC, from the exons ATGTACTGTCTACATTTAATTTCAGGTGgtggaaaaatcagaaacaaaatgaaacctTTCCAAAGCATCTGTCTGTTTAAGAGCCTGCTTGCTAATTGCTGTCACAGTCAACTTCACAGCCATCTTCTCACTCCTGTTGCAAAGAAGATGGGTTATGTGGTGGGCCTGCCCAGCTGTGGATTTTGGAGGCCAAAATCTTTACTGGACACAGCAAGATTCACTCTTTCTTTTACCAGTCAGcatagaaaaaaacatcaggaTTCTCGAGCATTGTGGAAACACGAGCCTGTGCAGAAGTATCTGGAGACTCTAAGCAAGGAATACCAGCAGGTCAGTCATCTGTTAAATGCTGACTCAATAAATGACTTTGAGCAAAGAACCCTGAAGAGAAGATGTGCTGATCTGGCCCCCATTGCAGCTGCATTTCAAGAAATCAAAGAGGCTGAAAGGGAAGTTGAGGAGATAGAAGCTATGTGTAGAG AGCTAGACAGCAGAGATGAGAAACAGCTTCTAGAGCTTGCCTTAGAAGAGAAGGAAACCCTGGATATAAAAATCAATATGTTGTGCAGAAAG cttttccagcttctagtgccaaaggaaaaatatgatgGAAATAATGTCATATTGGAAGTGACAGCTGGCAGAACAACTGGAG GAGACATCTGCCAACAGTTCACTCAAGAAATGTTTGAGATGTACCAGAACTATGCAGAGTACAAACGTTGGACCTTCGATATTGTCAATTACACTCCTGCTGAGATAG GTGGGCTGCATCATGCCTCTGCTCATATTTCGGGAGATGATGTCTACAGGCATCTGAAATACGAAGGAGGGACCCACCGAGTCCAGAGGATCCCTGAGACTGGGCTCTCATCAAGAATGCAGCGTATTCACACTGGGACAATGTCAGTTATTGTCCTCCCTCAGCCAGAGGAG GTTGATATTAAAGTGGATCCCAAAGATTTGCGTATAGACACATTCAGGGCCAAAGGAGCAGGAGGGCAACATGTTAACAAAACTGATAGTGCTGTGAGAATTGTACATCTCCCCACAG GCCTCGCAGTTGAGTGCCAGCAGGAGCGATCACAGCAGCTGAACAAGGAGATGGCCCTGAGGACACTGAGAGCAAAGCTGTACCAGCAGATCATGGAAAAACAACTGAGTCAAGAGCAGAGTGCCAGGAAACTGCAG TTGGGATCAAGAGCCCAGTCAGAGAGAATTCGTACTTACAACTTCACTCAGGACAGAGTCACTGACCACAGGATCTCATATGATGCACGCAACATCAAG gaaattCTAAGTGGGAAAGAAGCGCTGGATAAGTTAATCAACAGACTACTGGAGTTTGCAGAGATAGAGGCTGTCACTGAATATCTAGAAAATTTGCAGGCTTTGGAAAGAGGAGGCTGCTGA